Within Candidatus Saccharimonadales bacterium, the genomic segment TTGGAAAACTAAGGTGCAACTCGCTCCGCAAGAGATACATGGCGATTTGGCGGGGGACAACGATATGTTTGTCACGCTTGCTGCTGCAGATCTCTTTGTTGTCGATTTGGAAATGCCGGGCTGTCTTGTCGATGATCTGTTTTGCGGTGACGTGTTGCGGGCGGGAATGGCGGACGTTACCGATTAAGCCTTCGGCGGTGGTGATGTCAGGGGTGACTCCGCGCATTTCCGCGTAGGCAAGAAGCTGGTTGAGCGCACCCTCTAATTCGCGGATGTTTGTTTTAATATTGTTGGCTAGGTATTCCACGGTGTCGCGGCCCAGTTCGATTCCAGACAG encodes:
- a CDS encoding helix-turn-helix domain-containing protein, with product DKPPKSIPTLTERLRSRFEWGMSIDVQMPDFETRCAILETKASLSGIELGRDTVEYLANNIKTNIRELEGALNQLLAYAEMRGVTPDITTAEGLIGNVRHSRPQHVTAKQIIDKTARHFQIDNKEICSSKRDKHIVVPRQIAMYLLRSELHLSFPKIAGELGRKDHTTAIHSVEKIEKAIKLDFLIREQVAEIREKLYA